A single Chloracidobacterium sp. DNA region contains:
- a CDS encoding HAMP domain-containing protein has product MLVLLHLFALFLLVTLGFYVFVANPRNRAHQTFAAFIAFLACWITKDLIFWNFYPVDQASGWWVAASFVIALLMQFAMVVFAWVFPENARTPRQRAAVLFAPSLFLVPAAAFGLLWHRAGFEDGRFVIDLSPLAYAFVIYVYVVYFYGAAVLFGKYRRYRGTQAGQQVGAIIWGLAITGVLKTVANIILPYFGYYGLLPLSALFVLPGVVIYAYAILNFRLFSLQSALTQFRLFPITYKVALIIASVAIISFLLFQIPIAWWAFRNGMDYEAWRRYLVFSVISALVPNLLLVLLILRTISRPLQRITLAAVEVAKGSYGTEVDMRPTNDEIGLLADSFNEMSRKMAADIDQLQHLNAHLIRTEKLASMGTLSAGVAHEVNNPLASISSLIQMLQAKGDLPGDAREKLDLIAAQVKRISQVTGDLTNFARARPAARSAVDVGKVVAAALRLASFDDSFKKLVVHADLGESLPVIHADADQIQQVALNLVLNSRDAMPNGGDLAVRVYANSADVVISIADTGKGIDADTAEHIFDPFYTTKPAGKGTGLGLAVCYGIITAHGGSIEVAQNSPTGTIFTVSIPISGEI; this is encoded by the coding sequence ATGCTGGTGCTGCTCCACCTATTTGCGCTTTTTCTGCTCGTCACGCTGGGGTTTTATGTATTCGTGGCAAATCCGCGAAACCGAGCTCACCAGACATTTGCCGCATTCATCGCCTTTCTCGCCTGTTGGATCACAAAGGACCTGATCTTTTGGAATTTTTATCCCGTCGATCAAGCGTCGGGCTGGTGGGTTGCGGCAAGTTTTGTCATCGCACTGTTGATGCAATTTGCGATGGTGGTGTTCGCTTGGGTCTTTCCTGAGAATGCTCGTACGCCGCGGCAGCGTGCCGCTGTTTTGTTCGCACCGTCGTTATTTCTCGTACCTGCGGCGGCTTTTGGGTTGCTCTGGCATCGGGCCGGATTTGAAGACGGCCGTTTTGTCATCGATCTTTCGCCGCTCGCGTATGCCTTTGTCATTTATGTCTATGTTGTCTATTTTTACGGAGCGGCGGTACTGTTTGGCAAATACCGTCGATACCGCGGCACGCAGGCCGGACAGCAGGTCGGGGCGATCATTTGGGGCCTCGCCATCACGGGCGTACTCAAGACCGTCGCCAACATCATTCTTCCCTACTTTGGTTACTACGGCCTTCTGCCGCTAAGTGCACTTTTTGTATTGCCCGGTGTAGTGATCTACGCTTACGCGATCCTAAATTTCAGACTATTCTCGCTACAGTCCGCGTTGACGCAATTTCGCCTCTTTCCGATCACATACAAAGTAGCATTGATCATTGCATCGGTCGCGATCATCAGCTTTTTGCTTTTCCAGATACCGATCGCTTGGTGGGCGTTTCGGAACGGGATGGATTACGAGGCGTGGCGGCGTTACTTGGTCTTCAGCGTGATCTCGGCTCTGGTGCCTAATCTGTTGCTCGTGCTCTTGATCCTACGGACGATCTCGCGGCCGCTTCAGCGGATCACACTCGCGGCGGTCGAGGTGGCCAAGGGCAGTTACGGCACCGAGGTCGATATGCGGCCGACAAATGACGAGATCGGATTGCTTGCGGATTCCTTCAATGAAATGAGCCGCAAGATGGCGGCTGACATCGACCAACTCCAGCATCTAAATGCCCATTTGATCCGCACGGAAAAGCTCGCATCGATGGGAACGCTCTCCGCGGGCGTCGCGCACGAGGTGAACAATCCGCTTGCTTCCATCTCGTCACTCATCCAGATGCTGCAGGCAAAGGGTGATCTGCCCGGCGATGCCCGCGAAAAACTCGATCTGATCGCCGCTCAGGTCAAGCGGATCTCGCAGGTCACGGGCGACCTGACCAATTTTGCACGCGCTCGTCCTGCGGCACGTTCGGCGGTTGACGTCGGTAAGGTGGTTGCCGCCGCATTGCGGCTTGCGAGTTTTGACGATTCGTTCAAAAAACTCGTCGTCCACGCCGATTTAGGCGAAAGTTTGCCGGTGATCCACGCCGATGCGGACCAGATCCAGCAGGTCGCACTCAATCTGGTCTTAAATTCCCGCGATGCGATGCCCAATGGAGGCGATCTCGCCGTCCGCGTCTACGCAAATAGCGCCGACGTCGTCATCTCGATCGCCGATACGGGCAAAGGCATTGATGCCGATACCGCCGAGCATATTTTCGACCCGTTTTATACCACAAAGCCCGCCGGAAAAGGCACGGGCCTCGGCCTCGCCGTCTGCTACGGCATCATCACTGCCCACGGCGGTAGCATCGAGGTCGCCCAAAACTCCCCGACCGGAACGATATTTACCGTTAGCATTCCAATCTCTGGCGAAATCTAG
- a CDS encoding amidohydrolase family protein: protein MKKLFLSIIAVGLFAVAADAQQRPIAYINAKIIPIVGEPIEQGVLLVQNGKIVAVGDAATVKLPPDAIIVDAKGKVIMPGLVDSHSHVGEGSGADGSSPIQPDVRLLDGLNVRSSSLQRAQSGGLTTVNVMPGSGHLDSGQTLYIKLRDDAVKVDDILIYDAAGKIMGGIKFANGTNPIRPGGGTFPGTRAKSAALVRDQFIKAQDYRDKIKKAGTDATKLPARDLAMEALVEALDGKRMVHFHTHRADDIMTAIRLQKEFGFRLVLQHVSEAWKVADEIAKAKVPASIIFIDSPGGKLETMDVYAINAAALEKAGVLTGFHTDDGITDSRWFLRSAGMAVRAGMSREKALYALTMANAIMLDLDKRIGSLEKGKDADFIVLSGDPLSIYSHVLETWVEGKKVFDRSDPADYLIQVGGNGATTDRTMHTDCFDGDIGGEN, encoded by the coding sequence ATGAAGAAGCTATTTCTCAGCATCATCGCCGTCGGCCTGTTTGCCGTTGCCGCCGATGCTCAGCAAAGACCGATCGCGTATATAAACGCGAAGATCATCCCGATCGTCGGCGAACCGATCGAACAAGGCGTCTTGCTCGTCCAAAACGGCAAGATCGTCGCTGTCGGTGATGCCGCGACGGTCAAGTTACCGCCTGACGCGATCATCGTGGACGCTAAGGGTAAGGTCATTATGCCGGGCCTTGTCGATTCACACAGCCACGTGGGCGAGGGCTCCGGAGCCGATGGCTCGAGTCCGATCCAGCCCGACGTCAGGCTGCTTGACGGCCTCAATGTTCGCTCATCGAGCCTACAAAGGGCTCAGAGTGGCGGCCTAACGACCGTCAATGTAATGCCCGGTTCAGGTCACCTCGACAGTGGTCAGACGCTCTACATCAAGCTCCGTGACGACGCTGTTAAGGTCGACGATATTTTGATCTACGACGCCGCGGGCAAGATTATGGGCGGCATCAAGTTTGCCAACGGAACCAATCCGATCCGTCCCGGCGGCGGCACTTTTCCCGGCACACGGGCAAAATCCGCGGCGCTTGTCCGCGACCAGTTCATCAAGGCTCAGGATTACCGCGATAAGATAAAAAAAGCCGGCACCGACGCCACCAAACTGCCCGCACGCGACCTTGCGATGGAGGCCCTCGTCGAGGCACTGGACGGCAAACGGATGGTCCACTTTCACACGCACCGTGCGGACGACATTATGACGGCTATCCGTCTGCAAAAGGAATTTGGCTTCCGCCTCGTTCTTCAGCACGTGTCCGAGGCGTGGAAGGTCGCCGACGAGATCGCCAAAGCAAAGGTTCCGGCGTCAATAATCTTCATCGATTCGCCCGGCGGTAAACTCGAGACGATGGATGTTTACGCTATCAATGCTGCGGCCCTCGAAAAAGCGGGTGTGCTGACCGGTTTTCACACCGACGACGGCATCACCGATTCGCGTTGGTTCCTGCGCTCGGCCGGGATGGCCGTTCGTGCCGGAATGTCGCGTGAAAAGGCACTCTATGCTCTGACGATGGCAAACGCGATAATGCTCGACCTAGACAAACGCATCGGTTCGCTCGAAAAGGGCAAAGATGCAGATTTCATAGTGCTTTCGGGTGACCCTCTGAGCATCTACTCGCACGTTCTTGAGACTTGGGTCGAGGGCAAAAAGGTCTTTGACCGATCGGATCCGGCCGATTATCTCATCCAGGTCGGCGGCAATGGAGCCACGACCGATCGTACAATGCACACCGATTGCTTCGACGGAGATATTGGAGGTGAGAATTAA
- a CDS encoding MogA/MoaB family molybdenum cofactor biosynthesis protein, producing MTSINAAVVTVSDTRTGDDDLSGDRLVELLKAAGAEIFERVIVKDEPEQLRETLVALADGGDVNLIITTGGTGFAPRDNTPEATLAVIQREAPGMAEAMRRESASKHPMAMLSRGVCGIRGKALIVNLPGSPKGVAECFEVIRPVLVHAIDLIAGEARH from the coding sequence ATGACTTCGATAAATGCAGCGGTTGTGACGGTTAGTGATACGCGGACGGGTGATGATGATCTATCCGGTGACAGGCTTGTTGAATTACTCAAGGCGGCCGGGGCGGAGATCTTTGAGCGTGTGATCGTAAAGGATGAACCCGAACAATTGCGGGAGACATTGGTCGCCCTGGCTGATGGCGGCGATGTTAATCTGATCATCACGACCGGCGGCACCGGATTCGCACCGAGAGACAACACGCCGGAGGCGACACTCGCGGTGATCCAGCGTGAGGCACCCGGAATGGCCGAGGCGATGCGGCGAGAAAGTGCGTCAAAGCATCCGATGGCGATGTTGTCCCGCGGCGTGTGCGGTATTCGCGGAAAGGCTCTGATCGTGAATCTGCCGGGATCGCCAAAGGGCGTAGCGGAATGTTTCGAAGTGATCCGCCCGGTGCTCGTACACGCGATCGATCTGATCGCGGGCGAAGCACGACATTAG
- a CDS encoding SDR family oxidoreductase, whose amino-acid sequence MQGKVAVVTGASSGIGKATASLLAKNGATVVAVGRNEKELLALSEGLKAKKGSVKIHLADVNEFSQIERMVSETVQNFGQIDILVNSAGVIKTGSIENTTMDDWDKMMNLNVRSVFNLIQKCLPHLEATKGNIVNVSSVAGTRSFPGILAYCVSKAAIDQLTRCTALELAPKGVRVNAVNPGVVITNLHLRGGMDEESYKAFLAHAKETHPIGRPGKPEEVAELIAFLASDKAGWITGATYEIDGGRGQTCAR is encoded by the coding sequence ATGCAGGGAAAAGTTGCGGTAGTGACCGGAGCAAGCAGCGGTATCGGAAAGGCAACGGCTAGTCTGTTGGCAAAGAACGGAGCGACGGTCGTGGCCGTCGGCCGAAATGAAAAGGAACTGCTGGCCCTGAGCGAAGGGCTCAAGGCAAAAAAGGGCAGTGTCAAGATACACCTCGCGGACGTGAATGAGTTTTCGCAGATTGAACGAATGGTGTCGGAGACGGTGCAGAATTTCGGTCAGATCGACATACTCGTAAATTCGGCCGGTGTGATCAAAACCGGAAGTATCGAAAATACAACGATGGACGATTGGGACAAAATGATGAATCTCAACGTCCGCTCCGTGTTTAATCTTATTCAGAAATGCCTGCCGCATCTCGAGGCGACAAAGGGAAATATTGTCAACGTATCGAGTGTCGCCGGTACGCGCTCCTTTCCGGGTATTTTGGCTTACTGCGTATCAAAGGCGGCGATCGACCAATTGACACGCTGCACCGCCCTCGAACTGGCTCCAAAGGGCGTTCGGGTCAATGCGGTAAATCCGGGCGTCGTAATTACCAACCTCCACCTGCGGGGCGGGATGGATGAGGAAAGCTATAAGGCATTTCTGGCTCACGCTAAGGAAACGCATCCGATCGGCCGCCCCGGCAAGCCCGAGGAAGTTGCTGAGTTGATCGCATTTCTGGCTTCGGACAAGGCCGGTTGGATCACCGGTGCGACGTATGAGATCGACGGCGGCCGCGGACAAACCTGTGCCCGTTGA
- a CDS encoding 3',5'-cyclic-nucleotide phosphodiesterase, with translation MKIQSLPSTFEADGTAAKRQHSSCLVIDDRVAIDAGCLAYACSDLQRSQIRDVVISHVHLDHIAGLPPFIDDLYSTLTEPVRIHASSEMIAALEEHVFNWTIYPRFSELTNKYGPVMAYVPFENGVGFDTAHLSIMPIAVNHIPESMGFIVSDGTVSIGITGDTAQTDDVWAKLSVEDSLAAVFVECAFPDELVDLAGVSHHLTPSGLARELTKFKRRGVPIYVVNIKPMFHEQVVSELNALGIDDVIVAEPRRIYQF, from the coding sequence ATGAAGATCCAATCGTTGCCAAGCACATTTGAAGCGGACGGTACTGCCGCCAAGCGGCAGCATTCATCGTGTCTCGTGATCGACGACCGGGTGGCCATCGATGCCGGATGCCTCGCGTATGCCTGCAGCGATCTTCAGCGTTCGCAAATTCGCGATGTAGTCATTTCCCACGTTCACTTAGATCATATCGCCGGTTTGCCGCCATTCATTGACGATCTGTACTCAACATTGACGGAACCCGTCCGCATACACGCATCGAGTGAGATGATCGCCGCCCTCGAGGAACACGTCTTCAATTGGACGATATACCCGCGGTTCTCCGAATTGACCAATAAATACGGACCGGTGATGGCGTACGTGCCGTTTGAGAATGGAGTCGGGTTTGACACTGCACACCTGTCGATAATGCCGATCGCGGTAAATCACATACCGGAAAGTATGGGATTTATCGTTTCCGACGGAACTGTTTCGATCGGCATCACGGGCGATACGGCGCAGACTGATGATGTTTGGGCAAAGCTCTCAGTCGAGGACTCACTAGCCGCAGTATTTGTCGAGTGTGCGTTTCCGGATGAGTTAGTTGATCTGGCAGGCGTTTCGCATCATTTGACGCCGTCGGGCCTCGCACGGGAACTTACGAAATTCAAGCGTCGCGGCGTGCCGATCTATGTGGTCAATATCAAACCGATGTTTCACGAACAGGTGGTCAGCGAACTGAATGCCCTCGGTATCGACGATGTGATCGTTGCTGAGCCTCGACGCATTTATCAATTCTGA
- a CDS encoding peptidase S10, whose amino-acid sequence MIATLILPFLLFFQATPSAAAVTAKPQETPQAVKQPVAEEAPTVTRHSVRIGAKQLNYTVTTGFMPLKNAVSGDTEARIFYMAYTLDNAPERRPLMFSFNGGPGSASVWLHLGALGPRRVKMLDSGMLPPPPYELEDNQQTWLTETDLVFIDPVGTGYSRAVKPELASKYFGVEGDIASIGEFIRLYLVRSERWLSPLFLVGESYGTTRASGLSNYLFDKGIALNGILLISTVMNFQTLRFAENNDLPLVLMLPSYTATAWYHKRLSATMQARSIEQVTQESRQFAANEFMPAMMRIDTLPDAERGELADKFSSLTGLSRDFIERANFRVDLDRFQKELLRSERRTTGRLDSRFKGIDRDAAGESPDSDPSMNAIRPPYTAAFNAYVRGELGFKTDTEYYILGGGVSSPWNWNVANGYADTSIRMKDAMAKNPYMKIFMAQGYYDMATPFYAAEYTVSAMNLDPTLRTNISFAYYEAGHMMYIEKKSLAKLTADATAFINSSTHRSIPKSYGNPPASFWNKKPSNK is encoded by the coding sequence ATGATCGCGACATTGATTTTGCCGTTCTTACTCTTTTTTCAAGCGACGCCGTCCGCTGCAGCCGTCACAGCCAAGCCGCAGGAAACGCCGCAGGCCGTCAAACAGCCCGTCGCGGAAGAAGCTCCGACCGTCACCAGACACTCGGTCCGCATCGGAGCCAAGCAGCTTAATTACACCGTTACCACCGGATTTATGCCGCTCAAAAATGCCGTCTCCGGTGACACCGAGGCACGCATTTTCTATATGGCGTACACGCTCGACAACGCGCCCGAGCGGCGGCCGCTGATGTTTTCATTCAATGGCGGGCCCGGTTCGGCCAGCGTCTGGCTGCATCTCGGGGCTCTCGGCCCGCGTCGCGTCAAGATGCTCGACAGCGGAATGTTGCCGCCGCCGCCTTACGAATTAGAAGACAATCAGCAGACGTGGCTGACAGAGACCGACCTGGTCTTTATCGATCCGGTCGGCACGGGCTACTCGCGTGCGGTCAAGCCTGAACTGGCAAGTAAGTATTTCGGCGTCGAAGGTGATATTGCTTCGATCGGCGAATTTATCCGTCTCTATTTGGTTCGCAGCGAACGTTGGTTGTCGCCGCTATTCCTGGTCGGCGAATCATACGGCACGACGCGAGCCTCGGGACTTTCCAATTATCTTTTTGATAAAGGGATCGCACTCAACGGCATTCTTTTGATCTCGACGGTTATGAATTTTCAGACACTCAGGTTTGCTGAAAATAACGATCTTCCGCTCGTCCTGATGTTGCCCTCGTACACCGCGACCGCCTGGTATCACAAGCGCCTGTCGGCGACGATGCAGGCCAGATCGATCGAGCAGGTAACCCAAGAATCGAGGCAGTTTGCCGCTAACGAGTTTATGCCCGCAATGATGCGGATCGACACGCTCCCGGACGCGGAACGCGGCGAGCTTGCCGACAAATTCAGCTCCCTTACCGGCCTCAGTCGCGACTTTATCGAACGCGCAAATTTCCGCGTCGATCTTGACAGATTTCAAAAGGAATTGCTTCGCAGCGAACGCCGCACCACCGGGCGACTCGACAGCCGATTTAAGGGCATCGACCGCGATGCTGCCGGCGAATCGCCGGACTCAGACCCGAGTATGAACGCGATCCGCCCGCCGTACACCGCCGCATTTAACGCATACGTCCGCGGCGAACTCGGATTTAAGACCGACACCGAGTACTACATTCTCGGAGGCGGCGTTTCGAGCCCGTGGAATTGGAATGTCGCCAATGGATACGCCGACACCAGCATCCGTATGAAGGACGCGATGGCCAAGAACCCGTATATGAAGATATTTATGGCTCAGGGTTACTACGATATGGCGACGCCATTTTATGCTGCCGAATATACCGTATCAGCGATGAATCTCGACCCGACGCTTCGAACAAATATTTCATTTGCCTATTACGAAGCGGGACATATGATGTACATCGAGAAAAAGTCGCTGGCCAAGCTAACCGCCGATGCCACGGCATTTATCAATAGCTCGACACACAGATCTATACCGAAATCTTACGGCAACCCTCCAGCTTCATTTTGGAATAAAAAGCCCTCTAATAAATGA
- a CDS encoding efflux RND transporter periplasmic adaptor subunit — protein sequence MNDEKIDRIETQGITAEKPSNHKPLVIGGAFLALLILLGAGYLFWPGAGGQAVPTPKTVTFGGSDPETSMPAGEQTLTIPAEQVERAGIKIDSVGETMSAEAQSVAATGVVQANGYRETPVISLLGGVVRRVNVELGQSVSKGQTVAVVFSDELAAAQSRYIALATEVATSKQAYDRAAKLAELNPVSRAELDMAAAKLKIAEAELSENLRRHERTQKLLAIGAASREEFEQATTKMKTAEAEVTQARENHKRAIEVARLNPIGRSEFELAAVKMRNAEVERATAGEKLVLLGLSRARVSALRSPSQISSEIALTAPVSGTVTERNINPGVIVEPNKDLLKVTDLSSVWVIAQVYENDLAKLRQGSGASVTSDAYPGRVFRGSVAYIDPNIDPQTRTVQVRVELDNPDRMLKIGMYVNASFASMGNAESTAPVIPASAVQMIGNRQMVFAATSEANVFALRFVRLGSESGGRFVVLEGLKVGDRIVTEGSFLLRAEWLKLHPGN from the coding sequence ATGAATGACGAGAAAATAGACCGGATCGAAACACAGGGGATCACGGCCGAGAAGCCGTCGAACCATAAACCGCTGGTCATAGGTGGAGCGTTTCTTGCACTGCTTATATTGCTCGGTGCTGGCTATCTATTTTGGCCCGGGGCCGGCGGCCAGGCGGTGCCGACGCCGAAAACCGTAACTTTCGGTGGTAGCGATCCGGAAACCTCAATGCCTGCGGGCGAGCAAACGCTCACGATTCCGGCGGAACAGGTCGAGCGGGCGGGCATCAAGATCGATTCAGTGGGCGAGACAATGTCGGCCGAAGCCCAGAGCGTCGCCGCGACCGGCGTTGTGCAAGCGAACGGTTATCGCGAAACGCCTGTCATCTCACTGCTAGGCGGCGTCGTGCGGCGGGTCAACGTCGAATTGGGGCAAAGCGTGTCAAAGGGCCAGACGGTCGCTGTCGTTTTCAGTGACGAACTCGCCGCCGCACAGTCGCGGTATATTGCTCTGGCGACCGAGGTTGCCACCTCGAAACAAGCTTACGATCGTGCGGCAAAGCTCGCCGAACTCAATCCGGTAAGCCGGGCAGAACTTGATATGGCGGCCGCCAAACTAAAGATCGCCGAAGCCGAGCTGAGCGAAAACTTGCGGCGACACGAACGAACACAAAAGCTCTTGGCGATCGGGGCAGCGAGCCGCGAAGAGTTTGAACAGGCGACGACAAAGATGAAAACTGCGGAGGCCGAGGTGACGCAGGCCCGCGAAAATCATAAACGGGCGATCGAGGTCGCGAGGCTCAATCCGATCGGACGCAGTGAATTTGAACTGGCGGCGGTCAAAATGCGAAACGCCGAGGTGGAGCGGGCGACGGCCGGCGAAAAGCTTGTCCTGCTCGGGCTCTCAAGAGCCCGCGTCAGCGCCCTCCGGTCACCGTCGCAGATATCGTCGGAGATCGCTCTGACCGCACCGGTTTCCGGTACGGTCACGGAGCGCAATATCAACCCCGGTGTGATCGTTGAGCCTAACAAAGACCTGCTCAAGGTGACTGACCTTTCGTCGGTCTGGGTCATTGCTCAGGTCTATGAGAATGATCTTGCGAAACTCCGGCAGGGCAGCGGAGCAAGTGTCACCAGCGACGCGTATCCGGGCCGTGTATTTCGCGGCAGCGTGGCGTATATCGATCCGAATATCGATCCTCAAACCCGCACCGTGCAAGTTCGGGTCGAGCTCGACAATCCCGACCGGATGCTCAAGATCGGGATGTACGTCAATGCATCGTTTGCGTCGATGGGCAATGCGGAATCGACCGCTCCCGTTATCCCTGCATCTGCCGTGCAAATGATCGGCAATCGCCAAATGGTCTTTGCCGCGACGAGTGAGGCGAACGTTTTCGCTCTTCGATTCGTTCGGCTCGGCAGCGAATCCGGCGGCCGCTTTGTCGTACTCGAAGGCCTAAAGGTCGGCGACCGGATCGTCACCGAAGGCAGCTTTCTGCTGCGGGCCGAATGGCTGAAACTGCATCCCGGAAACTAG
- a CDS encoding amidohydrolase family protein, producing the protein MKYLLTLCSLCTLWLILAVAAAAQIAVKGETVWTMAGEPITNGVVLINNGKIEAVGSADSVTIPANYRIITAKVVTPGLIDAHTVIGLNGYLNQPHDQMALDGSGPIQPELRATDAYNPNERLIEWVREFGVTTIHTGHQPSALMPGQTMIAKTWGNTVDEAVIVPTATIVVTLGTSGLAGAGKSPGTRAKAIAMLRAELIKAQEAAKKPDAPRDVRSVAMASVIKGEVPLLINANKAQDIISALRIAKEFGVRIILDGAADAQLVMSDIKAAGVSVIVHPTMARAGGDTEGMSMETAAKLKAAGIPVALQSGYEGYVPKTRVVLYEAGMAAQNGLSRSDALALITIDAAKLLGLDKRIGSLAVGKDADIALYDGDPLEWTTHCVGTIINGQLRSTTKR; encoded by the coding sequence ATGAAATATCTCCTCACTCTGTGCTCTCTGTGCACTCTGTGGTTAATTCTCGCGGTCGCTGCCGCCGCCCAGATCGCCGTCAAGGGAGAAACGGTCTGGACTATGGCCGGCGAACCGATAACCAATGGCGTAGTGCTGATCAATAACGGCAAGATCGAGGCCGTCGGGTCAGCCGACTCCGTCACGATACCGGCGAATTACCGCATAATTACCGCCAAGGTCGTCACCCCGGGCTTGATCGACGCTCACACGGTCATCGGGCTCAATGGATATCTCAATCAACCCCACGATCAGATGGCTCTGGACGGTAGCGGCCCGATCCAACCCGAATTGCGTGCGACCGACGCCTATAATCCTAACGAAAGGCTCATCGAATGGGTCCGCGAGTTTGGCGTCACGACCATTCATACGGGCCATCAGCCATCGGCACTTATGCCCGGCCAGACGATGATCGCCAAAACCTGGGGCAACACGGTCGATGAAGCCGTGATCGTCCCGACGGCGACCATCGTCGTAACGCTCGGCACCAGCGGACTCGCCGGTGCGGGTAAATCGCCCGGAACGCGAGCTAAGGCCATCGCAATGCTTCGTGCAGAATTGATCAAGGCTCAGGAAGCTGCCAAAAAGCCCGACGCTCCGCGTGACGTCCGTTCGGTCGCAATGGCATCGGTCATCAAGGGCGAAGTGCCGCTGCTGATCAACGCGAATAAGGCTCAGGACATCATCAGTGCCCTTCGCATCGCCAAGGAGTTCGGCGTCCGCATCATCCTCGACGGTGCTGCCGACGCTCAACTTGTAATGTCGGACATTAAGGCCGCGGGCGTCAGCGTCATAGTCCATCCGACGATGGCACGGGCGGGTGGCGACACCGAGGGCATGTCGATGGAGACTGCCGCCAAGCTCAAGGCCGCCGGCATTCCGGTCGCTCTGCAGAGTGGTTATGAGGGCTATGTGCCGAAGACGCGCGTTGTACTATACGAAGCCGGAATGGCGGCCCAAAACGGACTTTCGCGGTCCGACGCTCTCGCTCTGATCACGATCGACGCCGCCAAACTGCTCGGGCTCGACAAACGCATCGGATCGCTCGCAGTGGGCAAGGATGCCGACATCGCTCTCTACGACGGCGACCCGCTCGAGTGGACGACGCACTGCGTCGGCACGATCATAAACGGCCAACTCCGCAGCACCACCAAGCGGTAG
- a CDS encoding DMT family transporter: MAENTQILTPGVRSMFLSTISFFMANAFVKQVAHIPAMETVFFRCIVATAFCVWGLKRAKANLLGTNHLMLVLRGVFGTTALYFFFVTLQQMPIASAQTIQYLSPIFTATIAIFVLKESVRPTQWFFYAIAFSGVLLIEQFDSRIELKYLIFGIISAFCSGVAYNLVRSLRGKEHPLTVVLHFQLIGAIVGAISLFFVWEMPTGWDWLFLFLIGVFSQLGQVFLTDALQRERIAGVAIVNYTGLVYALAIGWIVFGETHGLMVLAGMVLVVFGVLLSVVYGRRQSRLDEIEATAG; the protein is encoded by the coding sequence TTGGCGGAAAATACCCAAATTCTGACGCCCGGCGTGCGCTCGATGTTTTTGTCGACGATCTCGTTCTTTATGGCGAATGCTTTCGTCAAGCAAGTCGCTCATATTCCGGCGATGGAGACAGTCTTTTTTCGGTGCATCGTGGCGACGGCGTTCTGCGTCTGGGGGTTAAAGCGTGCGAAGGCGAACCTGCTCGGGACTAATCACCTGATGCTGGTACTTCGCGGAGTTTTTGGCACGACGGCACTCTATTTCTTTTTTGTCACACTGCAGCAAATGCCGATCGCCTCGGCGCAGACGATACAATACCTTTCACCGATATTCACCGCGACGATCGCGATATTTGTGCTGAAAGAGAGTGTGCGGCCGACGCAATGGTTCTTTTACGCGATTGCGTTTTCGGGCGTGTTGCTGATCGAGCAGTTTGACTCGCGGATCGAGCTTAAGTATCTGATCTTTGGCATAATCTCAGCATTTTGCTCGGGCGTTGCGTATAATCTGGTGCGGAGTCTTCGCGGCAAAGAGCATCCGTTGACGGTCGTGCTGCATTTCCAACTGATCGGTGCGATCGTTGGAGCTATAAGTCTGTTTTTTGTATGGGAAATGCCGACTGGATGGGATTGGCTGTTTTTGTTTCTGATCGGAGTATTTTCGCAGCTTGGGCAGGTATTCCTGACCGACGCCCTGCAACGCGAACGCATCGCCGGCGTGGCGATCGTTAATTACACCGGTCTCGTTTATGCACTCGCGATCGGTTGGATCGTATTCGGCGAAACGCACGGATTGATGGTTTTGGCCGGAATGGTGCTGGTAGTTTTCGGCGTTCTCTTGAGTGTTGTGTACGGCCGTCGGCAGAGCAGACTCGATGAAATCGAAGCGACAGCGGGGTAG